A stretch of Endozoicomonas sp. SCSIO W0465 DNA encodes these proteins:
- a CDS encoding AMP-binding protein, which translates to MYFARVHRAVVGRVVVLTFIPEDICFLALSNFRACCQCVSPNIYAFTVHLMCMPFMGNHSILIANPRDTGTFIKFIKPWRFTGFVGLNTLFASLLNHPKFKECDLSGLKLTLSGGTALQEATAQKWRKETGCIISEAYGLTECSPAVCMNPAGDLSQPGTAGLPIPSTELKTIDEGGNETALGEPGELCVRGPQVMSGYWQRAEATAEVLGKDGWLKTGDVAVIQEDGFVRIVDRIKDMILVSGFNVYPNEIEDVVSGHPKVANCAAIGVPDESSGEKVKLFVIKSDESLTSDELLSWCRDYLTAYKVPKVCEFRNELPMTPVGKILRKDLRQSEVET; encoded by the coding sequence ATGTATTTTGCAAGAGTGCATCGTGCAGTGGTCGGTCGAGTGGTAGTTCTCACTTTCATCCCTGAAGACATCTGTTTTTTGGCATTATCAAATTTTAGAGCCTGTTGTCAATGCGTAAGTCCTAATATATATGCTTTCACAGTACATTTAATGTGTATGCCGTTTATGGGGAATCACAGTATTCTGATAGCTAACCCGAGAGACACAGGTACATTTATTAAGTTCATTAAACCATGGCGTTTTACGGGCTTTGTTGGTCTGAATACCTTGTTTGCCAGTTTGTTGAACCATCCAAAATTTAAAGAGTGTGATCTTTCAGGTTTAAAATTAACGTTATCCGGTGGGACTGCGCTGCAAGAAGCAACAGCCCAAAAGTGGCGTAAAGAGACCGGCTGTATTATTTCTGAAGCTTATGGGTTAACGGAGTGTTCTCCTGCCGTTTGTATGAATCCAGCTGGTGATTTGTCACAGCCTGGCACTGCGGGCCTGCCAATACCCTCTACTGAGCTGAAAACCATAGACGAGGGTGGTAACGAGACCGCATTAGGTGAGCCCGGTGAGCTTTGTGTCAGGGGGCCGCAGGTTATGTCCGGATACTGGCAGCGAGCTGAAGCTACTGCCGAAGTGCTTGGAAAGGATGGTTGGCTAAAGACCGGTGATGTCGCCGTGATCCAGGAAGATGGATTCGTCAGGATTGTTGATCGAATCAAGGACATGATTCTGGTTTCCGGTTTTAATGTATATCCGAATGAAATTGAGGATGTTGTTTCCGGTCATCCCAAGGTTGCAAATTGCGCAGCCATCGGTGTTCCCGATGAGAGTTCTGGGGAGAAAGTTAAATTATTCGTTATCAAGTCAGATGAAAGTCTTACATCCGATGAGTTACTAAGCTGGTGTCGTGATTATTTGACAGCATATAAAGTGCCAAAAGTGTGTGAATTCCGTAATGAATTGCCAATGACGCCTGTTGGCAAAATTTTGCGTAAAGACCTTCGGCAATCAGAGGTTGAGACGTAA
- a CDS encoding M48 family metallopeptidase, whose translation MIDDKLLKALADIGFMASGTGLPKHAFGIFNGIETARPDSPLSTIGFALEFMNRKRHQEAIDLLHKEGLAKHPEDPTIKAFLGLALMFEGRNKESEDYLKPLLSSTEAEPAEMARELLSNIHGQ comes from the coding sequence ATGATTGATGACAAGCTTTTAAAAGCTCTGGCAGATATTGGCTTTATGGCCAGCGGAACAGGACTTCCAAAACATGCTTTTGGGATTTTTAATGGCATTGAAACTGCTAGACCAGATAGTCCACTCAGCACCATTGGCTTTGCCCTTGAGTTCATGAATCGAAAGCGTCACCAGGAAGCTATTGACCTGTTGCACAAGGAAGGTCTGGCAAAACACCCTGAAGACCCTACGATCAAGGCTTTTCTGGGATTAGCTTTAATGTTCGAAGGGCGTAATAAAGAAAGTGAAGACTATCTGAAACCTCTACTCTCTTCAACAGAAGCAGAGCCCGCTGAGATGGCCAGGGAACTTCTTTCCAACATCCACGGCCAATAG
- the sctD gene encoding type III secretion system inner membrane ring subunit SctD codes for MTEYYLKILSGNHIGAEIPIEPGRYTLGKDDGCDLILTDDNLNAIEFIIEISNDGQIRIQSGTADIPLYLNGEPIGSSIQYRHFDVVTSNGLFIAIGPADAEWPSLALPNVANTPTPQNLPVNEEQHLSPQADEPDLSASDFDQDLPDKEDEDKEDDLDDTSFITSIDKKWLAAIPVVLVLLIVSISLIISNTDNKEQGVTRIPGALEVSTKAKEQLGLKEVKFKLLPDKSLLASGYTQTLQDKLELQKFLRKQGIPFNSQVIVMNEMRDNAEMLLRTQGYDNLELELDNTPGSLVLTGYVSTSDELDSIINMLKQEIYGLISVVDQVENQIDRVNTLKSMLREKGLVPRIHVVVRDQTVILKGHLLDEGQVYDLQTVVSKFQKKYGNKPSIELATKYAGGTLTESQSSLSLNIRGISMGKVPYVILIDGSKYLIGAKLSNGYIIEDINLEYLLLTNGTDKIKYRLGGNRDGQIKK; via the coding sequence ATGACTGAATATTACCTGAAAATACTCTCCGGTAATCATATTGGTGCCGAGATCCCCATTGAGCCGGGCAGGTACACCTTAGGAAAAGATGATGGTTGTGACCTGATTTTAACAGACGACAACCTGAATGCTATCGAGTTCATTATTGAGATTTCTAATGATGGCCAGATCAGAATTCAGTCAGGCACAGCGGATATTCCATTATATCTGAATGGTGAGCCGATTGGGTCAAGTATTCAGTATCGCCACTTTGATGTTGTTACTTCAAACGGTCTTTTCATAGCTATTGGTCCTGCTGACGCAGAGTGGCCGTCTCTTGCACTGCCGAACGTAGCCAATACCCCAACACCACAGAATCTGCCTGTCAATGAGGAGCAGCACCTATCTCCTCAAGCAGATGAGCCTGATCTATCTGCATCTGACTTTGACCAGGATCTACCAGATAAAGAAGATGAGGATAAAGAAGACGATTTAGATGACACATCCTTTATAACAAGTATTGATAAGAAATGGCTTGCAGCTATTCCAGTCGTACTGGTGCTCTTGATAGTCAGCATCAGTCTTATTATTTCCAATACGGATAACAAAGAACAAGGAGTAACGCGCATCCCCGGAGCTCTCGAAGTCTCAACAAAAGCCAAAGAACAGCTTGGACTTAAAGAGGTTAAGTTCAAACTACTGCCCGACAAATCATTACTCGCTTCGGGTTATACACAAACGCTTCAAGATAAACTGGAACTTCAAAAATTTCTCAGAAAACAGGGCATCCCTTTTAATTCGCAAGTCATTGTTATGAATGAAATGCGTGATAATGCTGAAATGCTCTTAAGAACCCAAGGCTATGATAACCTCGAACTCGAGCTGGATAATACTCCCGGATCTCTGGTGTTAACCGGATATGTTTCAACTTCTGATGAACTTGATAGCATTATCAATATGCTCAAACAGGAGATTTATGGACTTATTTCGGTTGTGGATCAGGTTGAAAACCAGATTGATCGCGTCAACACCCTCAAATCCATGCTTCGGGAAAAAGGTCTGGTACCAAGAATTCACGTTGTCGTCCGGGATCAAACGGTGATTCTGAAAGGACATCTACTGGATGAAGGACAAGTTTATGACCTTCAAACGGTAGTATCAAAGTTTCAGAAAAAATACGGCAATAAACCATCCATTGAACTAGCCACCAAGTACGCAGGAGGTACGCTAACCGAAAGTCAATCATCTTTATCATTGAATATACGTGGTATCAGTATGGGCAAGGTGCCTTACGTGATACTGATAGATGGTTCCAAGTACCTGATAGGGGCAAAACTTTCTAACGGGTATATAATTGAAGATATCAATCTTGAGTATCTTTTACTAACTAACGGAACTGATAAAATCAAATACCGTCTTGGAGGGAACCGTGACGGACAAATCAAAAAATGA
- a CDS encoding DUF4135 domain-containing protein: MPSKKQQATRSSVFGCLVASTEAAYFNGLRRANDGFLKAIIRYSRFKEIHIFSPQSLLPELKSGWESFLKYYGSDKAIHFLPAHELNQYFSTVRYEVFHQGDPWVARIAALRDAYCLEPFPVTGRAHTLSTDSNMSNTRDLLLSPLKRCDAILCSSEAQKKVMMRLLSAASSSISDHIGVAIPYKGSVLKLPLGIEPDECHSVSKEEARSLLGVDQESFVILTLGRISAAKKMDLHPVLLVMNDLMEGYGHRNIKWIIAGAGDAGSPAVQSLLKQAYDLNLEGCIRFELEIEDDIKHQWLSACDMVLTLSDNIQESFGIVPIESMAHGKAVVLSDWNGYSELVEDGVSGFLVETVSTDLDDLVRPLGSLLTDHAHFLQAQGTAVNLSQCSEKIHQLIQEPELLLRMGERGKQRVFEHYRWEAIVDEYHQLVSGLNKEADQISRLKRRPVGLPYHRIFEHYPASQLEDDQLLQTTDRGVRLLLRSEQFVHYAEMDLFLKTDLIDQIARLCLSGCLLMDLKERFPQEPALLLNIMWMCKYQVLTHTGEPSLKSASNQKRWWPEEQRLPAEVMQYLDCAEPHRFRLLEPLLCWLDLQLVGHHNQLENPEYRASLLKPFASKLDEQLLQAIAWVGEMNDSMQYTDVLDSVTEQGGLLFLSAEFPLWYRLNRLWVIRALKDLKKLIARFYRDINDINRLFSDIWQQPAQRITYLDYPLSTSSCMIAILNFDNGERLVYKNRDLAIEHRIIGYTADNNNIAGKLNQWLGEQPGLATIRIFCGSFDGSYGFCEFVDKDCHAILDEQQVNNYYQRLGVIAGVSILLGLGDVHNRNVITRNGIPFIVDVKAAFCPSVIKAFESEVNDPQSAFCGADNSFIQTSLPDIFELFHFNRYKDCSFQLVNGELIEIPSLEENLVINNWIRTADNDSLSNIKLSLCGQYASAFERGLDATFRVVVNHHGEWSKLLQDCKGMSVCHLQRVDQQLFWQQKVNLWTFQGFQSFSGSRLKDYFGRVITRICQGGEEIQRWVEPEWFEPVAELSGELVKNLLSGSITECRREVGDKRGLSGSCLSRTGRVISDNYFSVDTLSKSVRLVQNMAENSQQMERFLTFLTAVVKQWLIERAVPGKNFPEALRDKLPE; this comes from the coding sequence ATGCCTTCAAAAAAGCAACAAGCCACTCGTTCTTCCGTATTTGGTTGCCTGGTTGCCAGTACTGAAGCTGCCTATTTCAACGGACTCCGGCGTGCGAATGACGGATTTCTGAAAGCAATCATCCGTTATAGCCGATTCAAAGAGATACATATATTTTCCCCACAGTCGCTATTGCCGGAGTTGAAATCAGGCTGGGAATCTTTTCTTAAGTATTACGGCAGCGATAAAGCCATCCATTTTTTACCAGCTCATGAATTAAATCAGTATTTCTCCACGGTCAGGTATGAGGTTTTTCATCAGGGAGACCCTTGGGTTGCCCGTATTGCAGCGCTTCGTGATGCTTACTGCCTGGAACCATTTCCTGTCACTGGTCGGGCGCATACATTGAGCACAGACTCAAATATGTCAAATACCCGAGATCTTTTGCTGTCACCGCTAAAACGTTGTGACGCAATCTTATGCAGCAGTGAGGCGCAGAAAAAAGTGATGATGCGTCTGTTGTCTGCTGCAAGCTCAAGTATTTCAGATCATATTGGTGTGGCTATACCTTATAAAGGGAGTGTATTGAAGCTGCCTTTGGGTATAGAACCTGATGAATGCCATTCAGTCAGTAAGGAGGAAGCCAGGAGCTTATTGGGTGTTGATCAGGAATCTTTTGTTATTTTAACCCTTGGCCGTATTTCTGCGGCAAAGAAAATGGACCTCCATCCAGTATTGTTGGTCATGAATGATCTGATGGAGGGCTATGGACACCGAAATATAAAGTGGATCATCGCTGGTGCAGGAGATGCGGGTAGCCCGGCTGTGCAGTCTCTGTTAAAGCAAGCCTATGATTTAAACCTTGAAGGCTGTATTCGCTTTGAGCTGGAAATTGAAGATGACATTAAGCATCAATGGTTGTCCGCCTGTGATATGGTTCTGACACTTTCGGATAATATTCAGGAAAGTTTTGGAATCGTACCAATCGAATCAATGGCTCATGGAAAGGCTGTTGTTTTATCAGACTGGAATGGTTATTCGGAGCTGGTTGAGGATGGGGTCAGTGGCTTTTTGGTTGAAACGGTATCGACAGATTTGGATGATCTTGTCCGGCCTCTTGGTTCATTATTGACAGACCATGCCCATTTTCTGCAAGCGCAGGGGACTGCGGTTAATTTGAGTCAATGTTCAGAAAAAATTCATCAGCTGATTCAGGAACCTGAGCTACTGTTGCGCATGGGAGAGCGGGGAAAGCAGAGAGTATTTGAGCATTATCGATGGGAAGCCATTGTAGATGAATATCATCAGTTGGTCAGCGGTCTGAATAAAGAGGCTGATCAGATTTCCCGATTAAAAAGAAGACCTGTCGGACTTCCTTATCATCGAATTTTTGAGCATTATCCTGCCAGTCAGTTAGAAGATGACCAGCTTCTTCAGACAACGGATCGAGGGGTAAGATTGTTGCTGAGATCCGAGCAGTTTGTTCACTATGCTGAAATGGATTTATTCTTAAAAACTGACTTGATTGACCAGATAGCCCGTCTTTGTTTATCCGGTTGCCTTTTGATGGACCTGAAGGAGAGGTTTCCTCAGGAACCGGCACTTCTATTGAATATTATGTGGATGTGTAAATATCAAGTGCTGACCCATACCGGTGAACCGTCATTGAAGTCGGCTAGCAATCAAAAAAGGTGGTGGCCTGAAGAGCAAAGACTGCCAGCTGAGGTGATGCAGTACCTTGATTGTGCGGAACCTCATCGTTTCAGACTTCTGGAGCCTTTGCTTTGCTGGCTGGATTTGCAGCTGGTTGGTCACCATAATCAGCTAGAAAATCCGGAGTATCGGGCGAGTCTGCTAAAACCATTTGCGTCAAAGCTGGATGAGCAGCTATTGCAGGCGATTGCCTGGGTCGGTGAGATGAATGATTCCATGCAATACACCGATGTGCTTGATTCTGTAACAGAACAGGGCGGGCTACTATTTCTAAGTGCTGAATTCCCTTTGTGGTATCGCTTGAATCGCTTATGGGTTATCCGTGCACTGAAAGATTTGAAAAAATTAATTGCTCGTTTTTACCGGGATATTAATGATATTAATCGATTGTTTTCTGATATTTGGCAGCAGCCGGCACAGAGAATTACATACCTTGATTATCCGTTAAGTACCTCTTCTTGCATGATTGCAATTTTAAATTTTGATAATGGGGAGCGATTGGTTTACAAAAACAGGGATTTAGCCATTGAGCACCGGATTATTGGGTATACAGCAGACAATAATAATATTGCTGGCAAGCTCAACCAATGGCTTGGTGAACAGCCAGGGTTGGCGACTATCAGGATATTTTGTGGATCTTTTGATGGTTCCTACGGCTTTTGTGAGTTTGTCGATAAAGATTGCCATGCAATATTGGATGAACAGCAAGTTAACAATTATTACCAGCGCTTGGGTGTTATTGCTGGAGTATCAATTCTGTTGGGATTGGGGGATGTTCACAACAGGAATGTAATAACCCGAAATGGCATACCATTTATTGTGGATGTCAAAGCTGCTTTCTGTCCAAGTGTCATAAAAGCGTTTGAGTCTGAAGTTAATGACCCACAGAGCGCATTCTGTGGCGCAGATAACAGTTTTATACAAACGTCTCTTCCGGATATTTTTGAGCTGTTTCATTTTAATCGTTATAAAGATTGCTCATTCCAGTTGGTTAATGGTGAGTTGATCGAGATACCGTCGTTAGAAGAAAATCTGGTGATCAATAATTGGATTCGGACCGCTGACAATGACTCTTTATCGAACATCAAACTCTCTCTTTGTGGTCAATATGCCAGCGCTTTTGAAAGAGGACTTGATGCTACGTTCAGGGTCGTCGTGAATCATCATGGTGAGTGGAGCAAGCTTTTGCAAGATTGTAAAGGAATGTCGGTTTGTCACTTGCAGCGCGTCGATCAGCAGTTATTTTGGCAGCAGAAAGTCAACTTATGGACATTTCAAGGCTTTCAGTCATTCTCAGGTAGCCGCCTCAAAGACTATTTTGGCAGAGTGATTACTCGAATATGTCAAGGGGGGGAAGAGATTCAACGTTGGGTTGAGCCGGAATGGTTTGAGCCTGTGGCAGAGCTATCAGGCGAGTTGGTGAAAAATTTGCTATCTGGCTCAATTACAGAGTGCAGGCGCGAAGTTGGAGACAAGAGGGGATTGAGTGGTTCTTGTCTCAGTCGAACTGGAAGAGTTATTTCTGATAATTATTTTTCAGTTGATACGTTAAGCAAGTCTGTTCGCCTGGTGCAGAATATGGCTGAAAACTCTCAGCAAATGGAGCGTTTTTTAACGTTTCTTACGGCGGTAGTAAAACAATGGCTGATTGAAAGGGCTGTGCCGGGGAAAAACTTCCCGGAAGCTTTAAGAGATAAGCTTCCGGAATAA
- a CDS encoding AMP-binding protein, with protein sequence MDAPFWNGKRPAGVANAVNPDEYSSALSVINAFLNENSSCAAFTGIGHTLTYADIDLYSQQFAAYIQRDTDLKPGDRIAIQMPNLLQYPIVVYGALRAGLVIVNTNPLYTAREMLHQFKDSGAKALVFLENFGHLVEEVVGETDIKHLFVTQLADMVPAPKRQVVNFLVKYVKKMVPRYSLPRAVPLLDTFRTAKASDYQPVPEGKLSDPVVLQYTGGTTGVAKGAILTNRNLIANMLQSKEMLSQVNEMGQKILKTGQEILIAPLPLYHI encoded by the coding sequence ATGGATGCACCATTCTGGAATGGAAAAAGGCCTGCAGGGGTGGCTAATGCAGTTAACCCTGATGAGTATTCCAGTGCGTTATCTGTGATCAATGCTTTTTTAAATGAGAATAGTTCATGCGCCGCGTTTACGGGCATCGGCCATACACTGACCTATGCCGACATAGATCTTTATAGTCAGCAGTTTGCAGCATATATCCAAAGAGATACTGATTTGAAACCGGGCGATCGAATTGCCATTCAGATGCCCAATCTTCTACAGTACCCGATTGTCGTTTATGGAGCGTTGAGGGCAGGGTTAGTTATTGTGAATACCAACCCGCTTTATACTGCCCGGGAAATGTTGCACCAGTTTAAGGATTCAGGAGCAAAGGCGTTAGTGTTTCTTGAAAACTTTGGTCATCTCGTTGAAGAGGTGGTTGGCGAGACAGATATAAAGCACCTTTTTGTGACCCAGCTGGCTGATATGGTTCCAGCCCCCAAACGGCAGGTTGTTAATTTTCTGGTCAAATATGTCAAGAAGATGGTGCCCCGGTATTCCTTGCCCAGAGCGGTTCCACTGCTTGACACTTTCAGAACTGCAAAAGCTTCTGATTATCAGCCAGTTCCAGAGGGAAAGCTTTCTGATCCGGTTGTGCTTCAATATACAGGCGGTACTACCGGGGTTGCCAAAGGAGCCATTTTGACTAACAGGAATTTGATAGCAAATATGCTTCAGTCCAAAGAAATGCTATCTCAAGTAAATGAGATGGGGCAGAAAATCCTGAAAACGGGACAGGAAATTCTTATAGCGCCTTTGCCTCTTTATCATATATAG
- a CDS encoding EscF/YscF/HrpA family type III secretion system needle major subunit: MAYQDTYNPNYNQPGSSGFSFDKVSETFGSQAEALDAALKTRVANMDPNSTKDMVEFQVEFNKYMIVEGLRSSIVKSIKDTIQSIIQKL, from the coding sequence ATGGCATACCAGGATACCTACAACCCGAATTACAACCAGCCAGGAAGCTCAGGTTTCAGCTTTGACAAAGTATCTGAAACATTTGGAAGCCAGGCAGAAGCACTTGATGCAGCACTGAAAACCCGTGTCGCTAATATGGATCCTAATAGCACCAAGGACATGGTTGAGTTTCAGGTAGAGTTCAACAAATACATGATTGTTGAAGGTCTTCGTTCAAGTATCGTCAAATCAATCAAGGATACGATACAAAGTATTATTCAGAAGCTCTAA
- a CDS encoding transposase, with protein MRTTTRPTTARCTLAKYIGFLISEPKSSTCTRLAEVTDFSHDSANRFLKRENYQPKDMYDEAVKSLNPIGGTLSVDDSVLDKPYSYSVALVGHFWSGKHHRVVKGVNLITLYYTDVSGRHMPVNYRIYDKSEDKTKNDYFREMLIEVLVWGLKPAFVTGDSWYSCTTNLKTIKNHQTGFMFAVEKNRTVSLEKGKWQQVQHLDIPDNGLDVWLKDFGKIRLFRTMLKDQRRHYVVYLPEEVPFERNDFKQIHDQHWQIEQFHRAIKQVCHIEHFQVRSERPVRNHIFAAILAFVYLQKMQIEQEFTNIYQHQRGLFKETIGAFIESFAKGKDHLLPKFIGVINA; from the coding sequence GTGAGAACTACCACTCGACCGACCACTGCACGATGCACTCTTGCAAAATACATTGGCTTTTTGATTAGTGAGCCAAAATCATCAACATGCACAAGACTGGCCGAGGTTACCGACTTTTCTCACGATAGCGCAAACCGCTTTCTTAAGCGTGAAAACTATCAGCCCAAAGATATGTACGATGAAGCAGTCAAAAGTTTAAACCCTATTGGCGGCACCCTGAGCGTTGATGACAGCGTGCTCGACAAACCTTATAGCTACTCCGTGGCACTGGTTGGCCACTTTTGGTCGGGTAAACATCACCGAGTGGTTAAGGGAGTTAACCTCATCACCCTTTATTACACCGACGTATCCGGGCGCCATATGCCGGTGAATTACAGGATATACGACAAATCGGAAGACAAGACAAAAAACGACTACTTCCGTGAAATGTTGATTGAAGTGCTGGTATGGGGGCTGAAGCCAGCGTTCGTTACCGGTGACTCCTGGTACAGCTGCACGACTAACCTGAAGACGATTAAAAACCATCAGACTGGGTTTATGTTTGCCGTTGAGAAAAACAGGACAGTATCACTGGAAAAAGGTAAATGGCAGCAGGTTCAACACCTCGACATCCCCGACAATGGTCTGGATGTATGGCTCAAAGACTTCGGTAAGATCCGGTTGTTCAGGACGATGCTAAAAGACCAGCGTCGCCACTACGTGGTTTACTTGCCAGAGGAAGTCCCTTTTGAACGCAATGACTTCAAGCAGATCCATGACCAGCACTGGCAGATCGAACAGTTTCACAGGGCGATCAAGCAGGTTTGCCATATTGAGCACTTTCAGGTTCGCAGCGAACGACCCGTCAGAAACCATATATTTGCTGCAATTTTAGCTTTTGTTTATCTCCAGAAAATGCAGATAGAGCAGGAGTTTACGAATATTTATCAGCACCAACGGGGGCTGTTTAAAGAGACAATAGGCGCTTTCATTGAGAGTTTTGCAAAGGGGAAGGATCACCTCCTACCAAAATTTATCGGTGTCATCAATGCGTAA
- a CDS encoding IS630 family transposase, translating into MISGAVAGVIDRALEQAASQERPHNFVRWTLKTLADWCYKTFATRFSRETLRLALKHQGYSWKKAKKLLNKADSARRASFLEQLKPLLEKATRQERLLVYIDEAHIHQDTDVSYGWSRKGKRFWVSSDSPGLSAKISFYGVYYFNDGQVRIWPYPSGRKEHAVNVLERIRQEKPVGAIDLIWDGASWHTAKLVQEAGKRLDINIIQMPSYSPDFMPVEALWRWLREDVTYHHCYATAEDLLHAINEFTARINQCPMTIADRLWVKDSLIDEEEILRVRKQPKLE; encoded by the coding sequence GTGATTAGCGGAGCAGTTGCAGGGGTTATAGACCGGGCTCTTGAACAGGCCGCTTCACAGGAACGCCCTCACAACTTTGTCAGGTGGACCCTGAAAACACTCGCAGACTGGTGTTACAAAACATTCGCTACCCGTTTCAGTCGTGAGACTCTTCGACTTGCCTTGAAGCATCAGGGTTACTCATGGAAAAAAGCCAAAAAACTACTGAACAAGGCCGATTCGGCCCGACGAGCCTCATTTCTTGAGCAGCTAAAGCCTCTGCTGGAGAAGGCAACTCGGCAGGAACGTCTTCTGGTGTATATTGATGAAGCTCATATCCATCAGGATACTGATGTCAGCTATGGCTGGTCACGCAAGGGTAAGCGCTTTTGGGTAAGTTCCGACTCACCAGGACTGTCTGCCAAGATCAGCTTTTATGGGGTTTACTACTTTAATGATGGACAGGTCAGGATCTGGCCTTACCCAAGTGGCCGAAAAGAGCATGCTGTGAATGTGCTTGAGCGTATTCGTCAGGAAAAGCCGGTGGGGGCGATTGATCTAATCTGGGATGGTGCCTCCTGGCATACAGCCAAATTAGTACAGGAAGCGGGTAAACGACTGGACATCAATATTATCCAAATGCCTTCCTACAGCCCGGACTTTATGCCGGTAGAGGCTCTTTGGCGCTGGTTGCGTGAAGACGTAACCTATCATCACTGCTATGCGACAGCAGAAGACCTTTTGCATGCAATTAATGAATTTACTGCTCGAATCAATCAGTGCCCGATGACCATTGCAGACCGATTGTGGGTAAAAGATTCCCTTATTGATGAAGAAGAAATTTTAAGAGTCAGAAAACAACCGAAGCTCGAATAA
- a CDS encoding DJ-1 family glyoxalase III has translation MPRQVLIPIADGSEDIEVVTIIDTLRRAGAQVTIASCHPDGKQTITASQKTQITADVHVEACTGKQFHLIALPGGMPGADSLKNNKTLTTLLHDQQKAGKWYAAICASPAVVLAHHGLLDNVHATCHPSFMDQMEGALAHPENTTVVDEKKRVITAQGPGNAMGFSFKLVDALYGKDAFRPIAKQMIADWAL, from the coding sequence ATGCCAAGACAGGTTCTCATCCCAATTGCCGATGGCTCCGAAGACATTGAAGTTGTGACGATCATAGATACACTCAGAAGAGCAGGTGCACAAGTCACTATTGCCAGCTGTCACCCTGATGGAAAACAGACCATCACCGCCTCACAGAAAACACAGATCACTGCCGATGTGCACGTAGAAGCCTGCACAGGCAAACAGTTTCATCTGATCGCCCTTCCCGGCGGCATGCCCGGAGCCGACAGCCTTAAGAACAACAAAACGCTAACAACGCTATTGCATGATCAGCAAAAAGCGGGGAAATGGTATGCTGCCATTTGCGCCTCCCCTGCGGTAGTTCTTGCTCATCATGGTTTACTGGATAACGTCCACGCAACATGCCATCCCAGCTTTATGGATCAGATGGAGGGCGCTCTGGCACACCCGGAAAACACCACTGTAGTTGATGAAAAAAAAAGGGTTATAACAGCCCAGGGCCCGGGCAATGCCATGGGATTTTCATTTAAATTAGTTGATGCACTCTATGGAAAAGATGCTTTCCGGCCGATAGCCAAGCAGATGATTGCAGACTGGGCCTTGTAA